One Mycolicibacterium fortuitum subsp. fortuitum genomic window carries:
- a CDS encoding MinD/ParA family ATP-binding protein — protein MPDPDDTLRRELGWTGPEESHFEPDTRPTRRKPPEPPAIPGRPPVNFVPSKAPESTDDDSGPAQGIPTDPDAERARRTFREAPPAPPAPPQQPVPPPPPPPPPPAQHPHEPHQPPNLGHPEPRPDAWEQGPPGWHRPSQRPPGPGGPPHQPYGPPPGQPWPAEGGFAPDPAGHGPGVPPLPTGSYADRIRVNDLVPQKRQPPGSGWRLLVYRATFGLINPGPSPEDLRVAELETKIKGLLRGHYKVGVMGKGGVGKTTVSASVGSIFAQLRQDDRVVAIDADTSFGKLGSRVDPQAQSSYWELANDKHLDTFADVRSRVGNNAAGLFVLAGEGTPARRRVLDAAIYREATTRLDKHFSISVVDCSSTMDSPVTQEVLRDLDGLIVVSSPWVDGAATAGQTLDWLAAHEMTDLLQRTVVVLNDSDGHADKRTRSILAGQFSGQGQRVIEVPFDGHLRPGGVVDPREMSTATRRRFLEIAAALAEHFPTHDDRRDRRDD, from the coding sequence GTGCCCGACCCAGACGACACCTTGCGTAGAGAGCTCGGCTGGACGGGTCCGGAGGAATCCCACTTCGAACCCGATACCCGGCCGACTCGCCGCAAGCCACCAGAGCCGCCTGCGATACCCGGCCGGCCGCCGGTGAACTTCGTGCCGTCGAAAGCCCCGGAGAGCACCGACGACGATTCCGGGCCGGCGCAGGGCATACCGACCGATCCCGACGCCGAGCGGGCCCGACGCACGTTCCGGGAGGCGCCTCCCGCACCGCCGGCCCCACCGCAGCAACCGGTGCCCCCACCTCCTCCGCCACCGCCACCGCCGGCCCAACATCCGCACGAGCCCCATCAGCCACCGAACCTTGGCCATCCCGAACCTCGACCGGATGCCTGGGAGCAGGGCCCACCCGGCTGGCATCGGCCGTCACAGCGCCCGCCCGGACCGGGCGGACCACCGCACCAGCCGTACGGGCCGCCGCCCGGTCAGCCGTGGCCCGCAGAAGGCGGCTTCGCACCGGATCCGGCCGGCCACGGACCGGGAGTTCCGCCGCTGCCGACCGGGTCATACGCCGACCGCATCCGGGTCAACGACCTGGTTCCGCAGAAACGTCAACCTCCCGGGAGCGGCTGGCGACTGCTCGTCTACCGGGCCACGTTCGGGTTGATCAACCCCGGCCCGTCGCCCGAGGACCTTCGGGTCGCCGAGTTGGAGACCAAGATCAAGGGTCTGCTGCGCGGCCACTACAAGGTCGGGGTGATGGGCAAGGGCGGCGTCGGCAAGACCACTGTCTCGGCCAGTGTCGGTTCGATCTTCGCCCAGTTGCGTCAGGACGATCGAGTGGTCGCCATCGACGCCGACACGTCCTTCGGGAAGCTCGGCAGCCGCGTCGACCCCCAGGCCCAGAGTTCCTATTGGGAACTCGCCAACGACAAGCATCTGGACACGTTCGCCGACGTACGCAGCCGGGTCGGCAACAACGCCGCCGGCCTGTTCGTCCTGGCCGGCGAGGGCACCCCAGCTCGCCGCCGGGTACTGGACGCGGCCATCTACCGGGAGGCCACCACCCGGCTGGACAAGCACTTCTCGATCTCGGTGGTGGACTGCAGTTCGACGATGGACTCGCCGGTGACCCAGGAGGTGCTGCGCGATCTCGACGGCTTGATCGTGGTTTCCTCGCCGTGGGTCGACGGCGCGGCCACTGCCGGTCAGACGCTGGACTGGCTGGCCGCTCACGAGATGACCGACCTGTTGCAGCGCACAGTCGTGGTGCTCAACGACTCCGACGGCCACGCCGACAAGCGCACCCGTTCCATCCTGGCCGGTCAGTTCTCCGGGCAGGGGCAACGGGTGATCGAGGTGCCGTTCGACGGACATCTGCGGCCCGGCGGTGTCGTCGATCCGCGGGAGATGTCGACCGCGACCCGACGCCGTTTCCTCGAGATCGCAGCGGCCCTCGCCGAGCACTTCCCGACGCACGACGATCGGCGGGACCGCAGGGACGACTGA
- a CDS encoding WhiB family transcriptional regulator yields the protein MNALMANGIPLGVCTTNPERWTSTPDDQAKVICRECPRRWLCAREACELPRAEGLWAGIMVPEGGRGRAFALKQLRSLAERNGYPVRKLGLVFPEAA from the coding sequence ATGAACGCACTCATGGCCAACGGCATCCCGCTCGGCGTCTGCACCACCAACCCGGAGCGCTGGACCTCCACGCCCGACGACCAGGCCAAGGTCATCTGCCGGGAATGCCCCCGGCGCTGGCTGTGCGCCCGCGAGGCCTGCGAACTGCCTCGTGCCGAAGGACTTTGGGCCGGGATCATGGTTCCGGAGGGGGGCCGCGGCCGCGCCTTCGCGCTCAAGCAGCTGCGATCGCTGGCCGAGCGCAACGGTTACCCGGTGCGCAAGCTCGGCCTGGTCTTCCCCGAGGCCGCCTGA
- a CDS encoding DivIVA domain-containing protein: protein MTGMTGGLTAEDVRSTEFSKPPLGKRGYDKKSVDDFLALVARRLDGRGHLGPDDVRTIVFPKPPMFQRGYDEDEVDRLLDAVVATLER, encoded by the coding sequence ATGACCGGCATGACCGGGGGATTGACCGCCGAAGATGTTCGCAGCACCGAATTTTCGAAGCCGCCGTTGGGTAAGCGCGGCTACGACAAGAAGTCGGTAGATGATTTTCTGGCGTTGGTGGCCCGCAGGCTCGACGGACGCGGGCACCTCGGCCCTGATGACGTCCGGACCATCGTGTTCCCGAAGCCACCGATGTTTCAGCGGGGCTACGACGAAGACGAGGTGGACCGGCTGCTCGATGCGGTGGTCGCCACGCTGGAGCGGTAG
- a CDS encoding ESX secretion-associated protein EspG has translation MTNPFSADANTAAIDDVVGVELTIDGILVVADKLGLTDFPPSMGIRLNIPQPDLRNIVWEQVARDLTAQGVLDVFGNPHPEVAAMLDTLSRPERTLEGRWWRRDVGGKMIRFVVCRKGGRHVVAARDNDMLVLQRVAAQVGLAGMVTTVLGEGQPASVEPLTGVAATLASCRTADELTGYGIPPTSARIYANIISEPESWVELVVSERNPGGTIAQVDVAAGVLDSKQGRIVSIPRRVNGELYGSFLTGTKDNLQRALDGLIEFLPSGSWFDKSDPDSSYPY, from the coding sequence ATGACAAATCCCTTCAGCGCTGACGCGAACACCGCGGCCATCGACGACGTCGTCGGGGTCGAGCTGACCATCGACGGCATCCTGGTGGTCGCCGACAAGCTGGGCCTGACCGACTTCCCGCCTTCGATGGGGATCCGGTTGAACATTCCCCAGCCCGATCTGCGCAACATCGTGTGGGAACAGGTGGCCCGAGATCTCACCGCGCAGGGCGTGCTGGATGTCTTCGGCAATCCCCATCCCGAGGTCGCGGCGATGCTCGACACGCTCAGCCGTCCCGAACGCACGCTGGAGGGCCGCTGGTGGCGGCGCGACGTGGGCGGCAAGATGATCCGGTTCGTGGTGTGCCGTAAGGGCGGCAGGCATGTGGTTGCCGCTCGCGACAACGACATGCTGGTGCTGCAGCGGGTGGCCGCACAGGTTGGTCTGGCCGGGATGGTGACGACCGTGCTCGGCGAGGGACAACCCGCCAGCGTCGAGCCGTTGACCGGTGTCGCGGCGACCCTGGCGAGCTGCCGGACCGCCGACGAGCTGACCGGTTACGGGATCCCGCCGACCTCGGCCCGTATCTACGCGAACATCATCTCCGAGCCCGAGAGCTGGGTGGAACTGGTGGTGTCCGAGCGCAATCCGGGTGGCACCATCGCCCAGGTGGATGTCGCCGCGGGCGTGCTCGACTCGAAGCAGGGACGCATCGTGTCCATCCCACGCCGGGTGAACGGGGAGCTCTACGGCAGCTTCCTGACCGGAACCAAGGACAACCTGCAGCGGGCCCTCGACGGTTTGATCGAATTCCTGCCGTCGGGTTCGTGGTTCGACAAGTCTGATCCGGACAGCTCCTACCCGTACTGA
- a CDS encoding type VII secretion target produces the protein MAGDLRVATAHLQELSARQDAAATSLTAATGVVEGVDTAVRLTHGPISSASSAAVSAAVSARRAAGTCIAGVSRDLGAKLSHAAGGYDRTDSTMSGALHGTVR, from the coding sequence ATGGCGGGTGATTTGCGGGTTGCCACCGCTCATTTGCAGGAGCTGTCGGCCAGACAGGACGCGGCGGCGACCAGTCTGACCGCGGCTACCGGTGTGGTCGAAGGTGTCGACACCGCGGTGCGTCTGACACACGGACCGATTTCGTCGGCGTCGTCGGCAGCTGTCTCGGCTGCGGTCAGCGCTCGTCGAGCTGCGGGCACGTGCATTGCAGGGGTGTCGCGAGACCTCGGGGCCAAGCTGTCCCACGCGGCGGGTGGGTACGACCGGACGGACTCGACGATGTCCGGCGCCCTCCATGGAACCGTGCGGTAG
- a CDS encoding EspA/EspE family type VII secretion system effector → MGLSGDMADFGKDFIENNQNWTERAARVGEFGNQMVDLSQKAADFFASAPGPRPVRTAHSPILVAGQQTIESMRHSTGVGDPDNGQRFGDAADQVVAAGQMLASAFPDDSWDSSGASAYAGRNSEQVGRVQTMLGLDHMVAGVLATEAGQIAATRDSLDGHADWLGAMSMLTTGAGAVPGFGTAARLATEFAMVAKAVGDSNDDVTTLSARIDQNAAVLQTAAAQYEALAADVTPAEPQAAEPQAPADADSTAAGCPTAGDEVAPGGGGEVPSGGAGSAPAGWSAATPMSSAPASPAGMPGAVSPSPDAATGAAGALGGILGSLVSPLSGLLAGFAQAAGQAAQIVTQAATQAAQLAGQAGAPVADTAELDSDRDRDDEGDADEDEDERDSHDEDRKKDGEGEPEEGRADGVPGTDSAGAPADPQAPDARNEPAKTLPPDLEAVASGGAAAGSAPVHVGADFEQGQLHVAAAATLDRGVPGSAAVIDR, encoded by the coding sequence ATGGGGCTGTCGGGGGATATGGCCGATTTCGGCAAAGACTTCATCGAGAACAACCAGAACTGGACCGAGCGTGCCGCCAGGGTCGGAGAGTTCGGCAACCAGATGGTCGATCTCAGCCAGAAGGCCGCCGACTTCTTCGCGTCGGCGCCGGGCCCGCGTCCGGTTCGCACGGCGCACTCGCCGATCCTGGTCGCCGGGCAGCAGACCATCGAGTCGATGAGGCACAGCACCGGGGTGGGGGATCCGGACAACGGACAACGCTTCGGAGACGCCGCCGACCAGGTGGTTGCTGCCGGGCAGATGCTGGCATCGGCATTCCCCGACGACAGTTGGGACAGCAGTGGGGCCAGCGCCTACGCGGGCCGTAACAGTGAGCAGGTCGGCAGGGTCCAGACCATGCTCGGGCTGGACCACATGGTGGCCGGGGTGCTCGCCACCGAAGCAGGGCAGATCGCGGCCACGCGGGACAGCCTCGACGGGCATGCCGACTGGCTGGGCGCGATGAGCATGCTCACCACGGGAGCGGGGGCTGTTCCGGGCTTCGGGACGGCGGCCCGGCTGGCGACCGAGTTCGCGATGGTGGCCAAGGCCGTCGGCGACTCGAACGACGACGTCACCACCCTGAGCGCCCGCATCGATCAGAACGCGGCGGTCTTGCAGACTGCGGCAGCACAGTACGAAGCGTTGGCCGCCGACGTCACCCCGGCCGAGCCGCAGGCCGCAGAGCCGCAGGCGCCGGCCGACGCCGACTCCACCGCTGCGGGCTGTCCGACGGCCGGCGACGAGGTTGCGCCAGGCGGTGGTGGCGAGGTCCCGTCGGGCGGCGCCGGTTCCGCACCGGCAGGTTGGTCGGCCGCTACCCCGATGTCTTCGGCGCCGGCGTCGCCGGCCGGCATGCCCGGTGCGGTGTCGCCCTCACCGGATGCGGCGACCGGCGCGGCGGGCGCCCTCGGCGGAATCCTTGGCTCACTGGTGAGCCCGCTCAGCGGACTACTCGCGGGGTTCGCCCAGGCCGCCGGGCAGGCAGCGCAGATTGTCACCCAGGCCGCGACTCAGGCTGCTCAGCTGGCCGGTCAGGCGGGCGCCCCCGTCGCGGACACCGCCGAGCTCGACTCTGATCGGGACCGTGACGACGAGGGCGATGCGGACGAGGACGAGGACGAGAGAGACTCACACGACGAGGACCGGAAGAAGGACGGCGAAGGCGAGCCCGAAGAGGGCCGGGCCGATGGTGTACCGGGCACGGATTCTGCGGGTGCACCGGCCGATCCGCAGGCCCCGGACGCGCGGAACGAGCCCGCCAAGACACTGCCTCCCGACCTGGAGGCCGTGGCCAGCGGCGGGGCCGCGGCGGGCTCGGCTCCGGTGCATGTCGGGGCGGATTTCGAGCAGGGCCAGCTGCATGTGGCAGCGGCGGCTACATTAGATCGCGGTGTACCCGGATCTGCGGCCGTGATCGACAGGTAA
- the eccB gene encoding type VII secretion protein EccB: protein MAGFRLTTKVQVSGWRFLLRRVEHAIVRRDTRMFDDPLQFYSRAVFAGVVVSVLICLGAALMAYFKPLGKQGSDQLLVDRTTNQLYVMLPGSNLLRPVYNLTSARLALGNSGTPSAVKSEELNRLPKGQPIGIPGAPYATPTGVPASRWTLCDTVAKPDSSAPKVESSVLIRSLTTDSAVGPMRPNQGMLVSFEGGNWLVTADGRHSIDLSDRAVSSAVGIPVTAKATPVSEGLFNALANMGPWQLPAIPAAGAPNTVGLPENLVIGSVFQTATESDPQHYVVLPDGVARVNATTAAALRATNSYGLLKPPSVEASVVAKIAEQVYVSPLPDKPLEVLLRQDTPVLCWAWQREPGDQAPKTSVIAGRRLPLPSSAVGTGIDQIGGDATVYIEGGQFVRLQSPDPRVGESLYYIDPQGVRYGIANDDAAKNLGLAGAVNAPWQVVGLLVEGPVLSKDAALLEHDTLPADPHPRKVESKQGS from the coding sequence ATGGCAGGTTTCCGGCTCACCACCAAGGTTCAGGTCAGCGGCTGGCGTTTTCTGCTGCGCCGCGTCGAGCATGCGATCGTGCGCCGGGACACCCGGATGTTCGACGATCCGCTGCAGTTCTACAGCCGCGCGGTGTTCGCCGGTGTTGTCGTCTCGGTGCTGATCTGCCTCGGTGCGGCCTTGATGGCGTATTTCAAGCCGCTGGGCAAGCAGGGTAGCGACCAGTTGTTGGTGGACCGCACCACCAACCAGCTGTACGTGATGCTTCCGGGCAGCAACCTGCTGCGGCCGGTGTACAACCTGACCTCGGCGCGGCTTGCCCTCGGTAACTCGGGTACCCCGTCCGCGGTGAAATCCGAAGAGCTCAACCGCTTGCCGAAGGGGCAGCCGATCGGTATCCCCGGTGCGCCGTACGCCACGCCCACCGGTGTGCCGGCTTCGCGGTGGACCCTGTGCGACACGGTGGCCAAGCCGGACAGCTCGGCGCCCAAGGTGGAGTCGTCGGTACTGATCCGCTCGCTGACCACCGACAGCGCGGTCGGCCCGATGCGCCCGAACCAGGGCATGCTGGTGTCCTTCGAGGGTGGCAACTGGCTGGTCACCGCCGATGGCCGGCACAGCATCGATCTGTCGGATCGCGCGGTGAGTTCGGCCGTGGGTATCCCGGTCACCGCCAAGGCCACCCCGGTGTCCGAAGGGTTGTTCAACGCGCTGGCGAACATGGGGCCGTGGCAGCTGCCGGCGATCCCGGCCGCGGGTGCGCCGAATACCGTTGGGCTGCCGGAGAATCTGGTGATCGGATCGGTCTTCCAGACCGCCACCGAATCTGATCCGCAGCACTACGTGGTGCTGCCCGACGGGGTGGCCCGCGTCAACGCCACCACCGCGGCGGCCCTGCGCGCCACCAACTCCTACGGTCTGTTGAAGCCGCCGTCGGTGGAGGCCAGCGTGGTCGCCAAAATCGCCGAGCAGGTGTACGTCTCGCCGTTGCCGGACAAGCCGCTCGAGGTGCTGCTGCGTCAGGACACGCCGGTGCTGTGCTGGGCCTGGCAGCGGGAACCGGGTGATCAGGCACCGAAGACCAGCGTGATCGCCGGCCGCCGGCTGCCACTCCCGTCGTCGGCGGTCGGCACCGGGATCGACCAGATCGGCGGCGACGCAACGGTGTACATCGAAGGCGGCCAGTTCGTCCGGCTGCAGTCACCCGATCCCCGGGTGGGCGAGAGCCTCTATTACATCGACCCGCAGGGAGTGCGGTACGGCATCGCCAACGACGACGCCGCGAAGAATCTGGGCTTGGCCGGTGCGGTGAACGCACCGTGGCAAGTCGTCGGGCTGCTGGTGGAGGGCCCGGTGTTGTCGAAGGATGCAGCGCTGCTCGAGCACGACACGCTGCCGGCCGACCCCCATCCGCGCAAAGTGGAAAGCAAGCAAGGCTCATGA
- a CDS encoding pirin family protein, with the protein MSNTDTAPAEVTCANSEFTGVLHPREVPLGGPRALLVRRTLPQRDRSMIGAWCFADHYGPHDVRAAGKGMDVPPHPHTGLQTVSWLFEGLIEHRDSAGVHAMVRPGELNLMTAGAGICHSEVSTPDTTVLHGVQLWVALPDTARDTDRDFAHYTPPPRTVAGATLRVFLGELAHSVSPVHTFTPLLGAQIDLDPGAELTLDVDPGFEHGVLLDQGAIEVCGTTLAIAELGYQAPGRSQLQLANRGNGPARAILLGGPPFPEELVMWWNFVGRSHDDIATYRELWQANDARFGDVQGYVGNIARLPAPPLPNGRLRPRPRPSS; encoded by the coding sequence ATGAGCAACACCGATACAGCGCCTGCCGAAGTCACCTGCGCGAATTCGGAGTTCACCGGGGTGCTGCATCCGCGGGAGGTTCCGCTGGGCGGACCGCGCGCGTTGCTGGTCCGGCGCACACTGCCGCAACGGGACAGGTCGATGATCGGTGCCTGGTGCTTCGCCGACCACTACGGCCCGCACGACGTGCGCGCCGCGGGCAAGGGCATGGACGTGCCGCCCCACCCCCACACCGGATTACAAACGGTGAGCTGGCTTTTCGAAGGGCTGATCGAACACCGCGACAGCGCCGGAGTCCATGCCATGGTGCGCCCTGGCGAGCTCAACCTGATGACGGCCGGCGCCGGGATCTGCCACTCGGAGGTCTCGACGCCCGACACCACGGTCCTGCATGGTGTCCAGCTGTGGGTCGCCCTGCCTGATACCGCTCGCGACACCGACCGCGATTTCGCGCACTACACGCCTCCGCCGCGAACCGTCGCCGGCGCCACCCTCCGGGTGTTCCTCGGCGAGCTCGCACATTCGGTGTCGCCGGTGCACACCTTCACGCCGCTGCTGGGCGCTCAGATCGATCTCGATCCCGGCGCCGAGCTGACCCTCGACGTCGACCCCGGCTTCGAACACGGTGTGCTGCTCGATCAGGGTGCGATCGAAGTGTGCGGCACCACGCTGGCGATCGCCGAGCTGGGCTACCAGGCCCCAGGACGGTCCCAGCTGCAGCTGGCCAACCGCGGCAACGGTCCGGCCCGCGCCATCCTGCTCGGCGGACCGCCGTTCCCCGAGGAACTGGTGATGTGGTGGAACTTCGTCGGCCGCAGCCACGACGACATCGCGACCTATCGGGAGCTGTGGCAGGCCAACGATGCGAGGTTCGGCGATGTGCAGGGCTATGTCGGCAACATCGCGCGGTTGCCCGCACCGCCGTTGCCGAACGGGCGGCTCAGGCCGCGCCCGCGGCCGTCGAGCTAG
- the eccA gene encoding type VII secretion AAA-ATPase EccA — protein sequence MADHLAGMFGSAVGMLAGSPARSLEIFTEITNYDESACDAWVGRIRCGDTDRVTLFRAWYSRSNFGQLAGSAEISMNGVGARIPIGGIYGKDISYPINSPLAITLGFAVQEASEGNFADAMEALEEAPAGGSEHLVAWVKAVIYGAAQRWTDVIDQVRGADQWPDKFLAAAAGVAHGVAAANLGLFTEADRRLTAADGTPAAAACSRAIAWFLAMARRAQGNEESAQVLLEWLQANFPEPKVTAALRDPAYRLETTTAEKIAARTDPWDPSSVVADTSGRDKLLAEAQAELDKQIGLSRVKEQIEAYRAATQMARIRAARGMKVAQTSKHMIFAGPPGTGKTTIARVVANILAGLGVIAEPKLIETSRKDFVAEYEGQSAVKTAKTIDRALGGVLFIDEAYTLVQERDGRADPFGTEALDTLLARMENDRDRLVVIIAGYSNDIDRLLEANDGLRSRFATRIEFDSYSPDDIVEIAKVIAKANDSWLDDDACKRVNEAASLLSQRTLNNKPALDIAGNGRYARQLVEAGEQNRDMRLSRSLDFESLGVEQLSEVNGEDMSAAIAAVHSRLNIGE from the coding sequence ATGGCTGACCACCTTGCTGGAATGTTCGGTAGCGCGGTCGGCATGCTGGCCGGCTCGCCTGCCCGCTCGCTCGAAATATTCACCGAGATAACCAATTACGACGAATCCGCCTGCGATGCGTGGGTGGGGCGGATCCGCTGCGGTGACACCGACCGGGTCACGTTGTTCCGGGCCTGGTACTCACGCTCGAACTTCGGGCAGTTGGCCGGCTCGGCCGAGATCTCGATGAACGGCGTCGGCGCCAGGATCCCCATCGGCGGTATCTACGGCAAGGACATCTCCTACCCGATCAACTCGCCCCTGGCGATCACTCTGGGTTTTGCCGTGCAGGAGGCGTCCGAGGGCAACTTCGCCGACGCCATGGAGGCATTGGAAGAGGCGCCGGCCGGCGGGTCCGAACATCTGGTGGCCTGGGTCAAGGCGGTGATCTACGGTGCGGCGCAACGCTGGACCGATGTGATCGACCAGGTGCGCGGCGCCGATCAATGGCCCGACAAGTTCCTGGCCGCCGCGGCGGGTGTGGCCCATGGTGTGGCGGCGGCAAACCTCGGGTTGTTCACCGAGGCAGACCGGCGCCTCACCGCCGCGGACGGCACGCCGGCAGCGGCCGCCTGCTCACGCGCCATCGCCTGGTTCCTCGCGATGGCCCGGCGCGCCCAGGGCAACGAAGAGTCGGCACAGGTGCTGCTGGAATGGCTGCAGGCCAACTTCCCCGAGCCCAAAGTCACTGCGGCACTGCGGGATCCGGCTTACCGGCTGGAAACCACCACCGCTGAGAAGATCGCGGCCCGCACCGATCCGTGGGATCCGTCCAGCGTGGTGGCCGATACCTCGGGGCGCGACAAGCTGCTCGCCGAGGCGCAGGCGGAACTGGACAAGCAGATCGGTCTGAGCCGGGTCAAGGAGCAGATCGAGGCCTACCGGGCGGCGACCCAGATGGCCCGGATCCGTGCCGCCCGCGGCATGAAGGTGGCCCAGACCTCCAAGCACATGATCTTCGCGGGTCCGCCCGGTACGGGTAAGACGACGATCGCCCGTGTGGTGGCCAACATCCTGGCCGGTCTCGGGGTCATCGCCGAGCCGAAGCTGATCGAAACGTCGCGTAAAGATTTCGTCGCCGAATACGAAGGCCAGTCCGCGGTCAAGACGGCCAAGACCATCGACCGTGCCCTCGGTGGCGTGTTGTTCATCGACGAGGCCTACACCCTGGTGCAGGAGCGCGACGGCCGTGCCGATCCGTTCGGTACCGAGGCGCTCGACACCCTGCTGGCCCGGATGGAAAACGACCGCGACCGCCTGGTCGTCATCATCGCCGGCTACAGCAACGACATCGACCGTCTCCTGGAGGCCAACGACGGTCTGCGGTCCCGCTTCGCCACCCGCATCGAGTTCGATTCGTACTCACCCGACGACATCGTCGAGATCGCCAAAGTCATTGCCAAGGCCAATGATTCCTGGCTCGACGATGACGCCTGCAAGCGCGTCAACGAGGCGGCGTCGTTGTTGAGCCAGCGCACCCTCAACAACAAGCCCGCCCTCGACATCGCCGGTAACGGTCGTTACGCACGGCAGTTGGTGGAAGCCGGTGAGCAGAACCGCGACATGCGGCTGTCCCGCTCGCTGGACTTCGAGAGCCTGGGTGTCGAGCAGCTCAGCGAGGTCAACGGAGAAGACATGTCGGCGGCGATCGCGGCGGTGCACAGCCGCCTGAATATCGGCGAATAA
- a CDS encoding pyridoxamine 5'-phosphate oxidase family protein, whose translation MGKNERTKIVMTDDEIAEFIERSRTATMATVLPSGRPHLVAMWYAVLDGEIWFETKAKSQKAVNLRRDPTITVMVEDGDTYDTLRGVSIDGTAEIVDDPETILRVGISVWERYTGPYTEEMRPFVDQMMNNRIAVRVVPSRQRSWDHRKLGLPEMPVGGSTAQYLNA comes from the coding sequence GTGGGCAAGAACGAGCGCACGAAGATCGTCATGACCGATGACGAGATCGCCGAATTCATCGAACGGAGCCGGACAGCGACCATGGCCACGGTGCTGCCCAGCGGCCGGCCTCACCTGGTCGCCATGTGGTACGCGGTGCTCGACGGCGAGATCTGGTTCGAGACCAAGGCCAAGTCGCAGAAGGCGGTCAACCTGCGCCGCGATCCCACCATCACGGTGATGGTCGAGGACGGCGACACCTACGACACCCTGCGGGGTGTGTCGATCGACGGCACCGCCGAGATCGTCGACGACCCGGAAACGATTCTGCGCGTGGGCATCAGCGTGTGGGAGCGCTACACCGGGCCCTACACCGAGGAGATGCGCCCGTTCGTCGACCAGATGATGAACAACCGCATCGCGGTCCGCGTCGTGCCCAGCCGGCAGCGCAGTTGGGACCACCGCAAGCTCGGTCTGCCCGAGATGCCGGTGGGCGGCAGCACCGCGCAGTATCTGAACGCCTAG